A DNA window from Prevotella intermedia ATCC 25611 = DSM 20706 contains the following coding sequences:
- a CDS encoding phosphatase PAP2 family protein yields the protein MDLFTIIEYDKALLLVLNGSNSAFLDHVVLVFTSGLTWIPMYISLLYLVVKNNEKWSRIFLIVAAVAACMLLSNGINGGLVKPLVGRLRPSFDPSLADSISLVNGYTADGFSFFSAHSCNAFTVVVFFVLLVRSRVLSTFLFVWAITVAWTRLYLGVHFPTDVLMGTLAGITIASLCYFGYSKITRRVAPISPYVTDQYTQTGYSLKDIDVVLATIVLTCIYCVVRGVIEAGL from the coding sequence ATGGATTTGTTCACTATCATCGAATACGACAAAGCCTTGCTGTTGGTACTCAACGGCAGCAACAGCGCATTCCTCGACCACGTAGTACTCGTGTTCACATCGGGTCTTACGTGGATTCCCATGTATATATCCCTGCTCTATCTCGTAGTGAAGAACAACGAGAAGTGGAGCCGCATCTTTCTCATTGTGGCTGCTGTGGCTGCGTGTATGCTGCTTTCCAACGGCATAAACGGCGGTTTGGTGAAACCATTGGTCGGTCGTCTGCGCCCATCGTTCGACCCTTCGCTGGCAGACAGCATATCGTTGGTGAACGGTTATACGGCAGACGGCTTCAGCTTCTTCTCCGCCCACTCCTGCAACGCCTTCACCGTGGTAGTGTTCTTTGTGCTTTTGGTGCGCAGCCGTGTGCTTTCCACCTTCCTCTTCGTTTGGGCGATAACCGTTGCGTGGACGCGTCTGTACCTCGGCGTGCACTTCCCAACCGATGTTCTCATGGGTACGCTGGCTGGAATAACCATCGCTTCGCTGTGCTACTTCGGCTACAGCAAGATAACAAGGCGTGTTGCGCCCATATCGCCCTATGTTACAGACCAATACACACAGACGGGTTACAGTCTGAAAGATATAGATGTTGTGCTTGCAACAATCGTTTTAACCTGCATTTACTGCGTCGTGCGTGGTGTGATAGAAGCAGGATTATAA
- a CDS encoding S-adenosylmethionine:tRNA ribosyltransferase-isomerase, whose translation MLEKTRHIKISDYDYPLPDERIAKFPLAQRDHSKLLLYKHGEVGEDVFCNLPTHLPKGALMVFNNTRVIQARMHFRKETGALIEIFLMEPAQPTDYELMFQTNARCSWLCMIGNLKKWKEGTLKRSFEINGNTLELTATVDRTKANAAAAGGTNHWVDFAWDNSKVSFAEILEAVGELPIPPYLNRNTQESDKQTYQTVYSKIKGSVAAPTAGLHFTNKVLAALDEAGIVRDELTLHVGAGTFKPVKSTEIEGHNMHTEYVVVHRHTLENLLSHGCSAIAVGTTSVRTLESLYYMGVKLERNPQAAEDELHVCQWEPYEQEHNADGLVIVNGTAVTVERALQNLLAYLDSNDLSALHSSTQIIIAPGFNYKIVKMLVTNFHQPQSTLLLLVSAFLKGDWHKVYDYALANNFRFLSYGDSSLLIP comes from the coding sequence ATGTTAGAAAAAACAAGACATATTAAAATATCGGATTACGACTATCCGCTGCCCGACGAACGCATCGCAAAGTTCCCACTCGCACAGCGCGACCACAGCAAACTGTTGCTCTACAAGCATGGCGAAGTGGGCGAGGACGTGTTCTGCAACCTGCCCACCCACCTGCCCAAAGGTGCGCTTATGGTGTTCAACAATACAAGGGTGATACAGGCACGTATGCACTTCCGCAAGGAAACAGGTGCGCTCATCGAGATATTCCTTATGGAACCTGCACAGCCTACCGACTACGAACTGATGTTCCAGACCAATGCACGGTGCTCGTGGCTCTGTATGATAGGTAACCTGAAGAAGTGGAAAGAGGGCACGCTGAAACGTTCGTTTGAAATCAACGGCAACACGCTGGAACTCACAGCCACCGTAGACCGCACGAAGGCGAATGCGGCAGCAGCGGGCGGAACCAACCATTGGGTAGACTTTGCGTGGGACAACAGCAAGGTGTCGTTTGCCGAAATACTCGAAGCAGTGGGCGAGTTGCCCATACCGCCCTACCTGAACCGCAACACCCAAGAGAGCGACAAGCAGACCTATCAGACCGTTTATTCAAAGATAAAAGGCTCGGTGGCAGCACCTACGGCAGGTCTGCACTTCACTAACAAGGTGTTGGCAGCACTCGACGAGGCAGGCATCGTCCGCGACGAACTCACCCTTCACGTCGGCGCAGGCACCTTCAAGCCCGTAAAGAGCACCGAGATAGAAGGGCACAACATGCACACCGAATACGTGGTGGTGCATCGCCACACCCTCGAAAACCTGCTTTCGCACGGCTGTTCTGCCATCGCCGTGGGCACAACCAGCGTGCGCACGCTCGAAAGTCTTTACTATATGGGCGTGAAGTTGGAGCGCAATCCGCAGGCTGCGGAAGACGAACTGCATGTTTGCCAATGGGAACCTTACGAGCAGGAACACAATGCCGATGGGCTCGTCATCGTGAATGGCACTGCCGTAACTGTAGAACGAGCATTGCAAAATCTGCTTGCCTACTTGGACAGCAATGACTTGTCGGCTCTCCATTCCAGCACGCAAATCATCATTGCGCCAGGCTTTAACTACAAGATAGTGAAGATGCTCGTAACCAACTTCCACCAACCGCAGTCTACGCTCCTGCTTCTTGTGAGCGCATTCCTCAAAGGCGATTGGCACAAAGTGTACGACTATGCCCTCGCAAACAACTTCCGCTTCTTGAGTTATGGCGACAGCAGTCTGCTCATACCGTAG
- a CDS encoding DUF2027 domain-containing protein, translated as MKIGDKVRFLSEVGGGTISGFQGNKIVLVEDEDGFEIPTPINDVVLVGNDDMSEAKIKSLEQTKQEQEEGKSKSIKARLSDHADTVVDEKWDEVEEPDYDPADNFIPQPREREGGNTLTAYLAFVPTKLRELNNTDFESYMVNDSNYYIHYIYMVGNGKEWRCKSVGEIEPNTKVFMEQFAYTDLNDLTETCVQLFAYKADKPFERKPALDTRIRIDATKFYKLNTFRENDFFDSPALLYAITEKAKVEETHIEPKLELPKKLQGSNTKNVVPQPQPARKSLERRYENNQSKAKHSKQILKNDKIVVDLHAEEVLETTAGMSAGDILEYQMGIFHATLEQYKNKNQQKIVFIHGKGEGVLRRAILRELNYRYKKYQFQDASFREYGYGATQVTIIT; from the coding sequence ATGAAAATAGGCGATAAGGTTAGATTTTTGAGCGAAGTTGGAGGTGGCACCATCTCTGGTTTCCAAGGCAACAAGATAGTTTTGGTGGAAGACGAAGACGGTTTTGAAATTCCTACGCCCATCAACGACGTGGTGTTGGTGGGCAACGACGATATGTCGGAAGCCAAGATAAAAAGCTTGGAGCAGACAAAGCAGGAACAGGAAGAAGGCAAATCGAAGTCGATAAAAGCCCGACTGAGCGACCACGCCGATACGGTAGTCGACGAGAAGTGGGACGAAGTGGAAGAGCCAGACTACGACCCAGCAGACAATTTCATTCCGCAGCCACGCGAACGAGAGGGTGGCAACACGCTCACGGCATATTTGGCGTTTGTTCCGACAAAGCTCCGGGAACTGAACAACACCGATTTTGAATCGTATATGGTGAACGACAGCAACTATTATATACATTATATATATATGGTGGGCAACGGAAAAGAGTGGCGTTGCAAGTCGGTAGGCGAGATAGAACCCAACACGAAGGTGTTTATGGAGCAGTTTGCCTACACCGATTTGAACGACCTTACCGAAACGTGCGTGCAGCTTTTTGCCTACAAAGCCGACAAACCGTTCGAGCGGAAGCCCGCACTCGACACGCGAATCCGCATCGATGCCACGAAGTTTTATAAGCTGAACACTTTCCGTGAGAACGATTTCTTCGACTCGCCCGCACTGCTTTACGCCATTACCGAGAAAGCAAAGGTGGAGGAAACACACATCGAGCCGAAGTTGGAACTGCCCAAGAAACTGCAGGGCAGCAACACCAAAAATGTGGTACCACAACCACAGCCAGCCCGAAAATCATTGGAACGGAGGTACGAAAACAACCAAAGTAAGGCAAAACATTCCAAACAAATTCTTAAAAACGATAAAATTGTTGTAGATTTGCATGCTGAAGAGGTGTTGGAAACCACCGCAGGTATGTCGGCGGGCGATATCTTGGAATATCAGATGGGAATTTTCCACGCCACTTTGGAACAGTATAAGAACAAGAACCAGCAGAAAATAGTCTTTATTCACGGTAAAGGCGAAGGCGTTCTGCGCCGTGCCATACTCCGCGAACTGAACTATCGGTACAAGAAATACCAGTTCCAAGACGCGTCGTTCCGCGAATACGGCTACGGCGCAACGCAAGTAACAATAATAACCTAA
- a CDS encoding NAD(+) synthase, with translation MKYGFIKVATAIPEVRIADTKFNLEAIEKQIVMAEGQGVEIIVFPEFCITGYTCQDLFRQQLLLDDSEHAMMMLLDFTRQLDIIAIVGIPVCVGPLLLNCAAVVQHGKIIGIVPKTYLPNYAEFYEKRWFASARDLCPTQIHYAGQTVLVTPARQIFRTADGVKFGIEICEDIWAPIPPSNALTLAGVEIMFNLSASTEQIGKHRYLEALLAQQSARTISAYVYSSCGFGESSQDVVFGGNAFIYENGTQIAEAERFSLDPQLIIGEIDIEKLRSERRSNTTFANAQKDMYVDPIGGVLPEKTYVNCLPKENTEREFTLTRRINPQPFIQSEDMEAACEEVFNIQVTGLARRLLHTNCKTIVIGVSGGLDSTLALLVCVRAFDKLKFDRKGIIGVTMPGFGTSERTHRNAIALMEELGVEIKEISIEPSVVQHLKDIGHDIDVHDSTYENAQARERTQILMDLSNKYGGMVIGTGDLSELALGWCTYNGDHMSMYAVNGSVPKTLVRHLVTYVADLSDNAKVAEALHDIVATPISPELTPADEKGEIQQKTEDIVGPYELHDFFLYYFLRHGFHPSKIYYLAGKAFEGKYTGEEIKKWLYTFVSRFFKHQFKRSCLPDGPKVGTVSLSPRGDWRMPSDANSTNWLAEIEQL, from the coding sequence ATGAAATACGGATTTATCAAAGTGGCTACGGCAATACCTGAAGTAAGGATTGCAGACACTAAGTTTAATCTTGAAGCTATTGAAAAGCAAATTGTGATGGCTGAGGGGCAGGGGGTTGAGATAATCGTCTTCCCAGAGTTCTGTATTACGGGCTATACGTGTCAGGACTTGTTCCGCCAACAATTGTTGCTCGACGACTCGGAGCACGCTATGATGATGTTGCTCGACTTCACACGCCAGCTCGACATCATTGCCATTGTCGGCATTCCTGTGTGCGTCGGTCCATTGTTGCTAAACTGTGCTGCCGTGGTTCAGCACGGAAAAATCATCGGAATCGTGCCCAAGACCTATCTGCCGAACTATGCAGAGTTCTACGAAAAGCGTTGGTTTGCATCGGCACGCGACCTTTGTCCAACACAAATACACTACGCTGGTCAGACCGTATTGGTTACGCCAGCACGTCAGATATTCCGTACAGCCGACGGAGTGAAGTTCGGAATCGAAATCTGCGAGGACATCTGGGCACCCATTCCGCCAAGCAATGCACTCACATTGGCAGGCGTAGAGATTATGTTCAACCTTTCGGCAAGTACCGAACAGATTGGTAAGCACCGCTATCTCGAGGCTTTGCTGGCACAGCAGAGTGCCCGTACCATCTCGGCGTATGTGTATAGCAGCTGCGGTTTCGGCGAAAGCTCGCAAGATGTAGTGTTCGGTGGCAATGCCTTCATATACGAAAACGGAACCCAGATAGCCGAGGCTGAACGCTTCTCGCTCGACCCACAACTCATCATAGGCGAGATTGACATAGAGAAACTGCGCTCAGAGCGTCGCTCGAACACCACCTTTGCGAATGCACAGAAGGATATGTATGTAGACCCAATCGGCGGTGTGCTGCCCGAAAAGACCTACGTAAACTGTTTGCCAAAGGAGAATACGGAACGCGAATTCACCCTTACACGCAGGATAAATCCACAGCCTTTCATTCAAAGCGAGGATATGGAGGCTGCCTGCGAGGAGGTTTTCAACATTCAGGTAACGGGCTTGGCAAGGCGATTGCTACACACCAACTGCAAGACCATCGTAATCGGCGTGAGCGGCGGACTCGATTCTACACTCGCATTGCTTGTCTGTGTGCGTGCTTTCGATAAGCTGAAGTTCGACCGCAAGGGCATTATCGGCGTTACGATGCCAGGCTTCGGTACGTCAGAACGTACACACAGAAATGCCATTGCACTTATGGAAGAGTTGGGTGTGGAGATAAAAGAGATAAGCATAGAGCCATCGGTGGTGCAGCATTTGAAGGATATAGGGCACGATATAGACGTTCACGACTCTACCTACGAGAATGCACAGGCACGCGAACGCACACAAATCTTGATGGATTTGTCGAACAAATACGGTGGAATGGTTATCGGAACGGGCGACCTAAGCGAACTTGCGCTCGGCTGGTGTACCTACAACGGCGACCACATGAGTATGTATGCCGTAAACGGAAGTGTGCCCAAGACACTTGTGCGCCACCTCGTTACCTACGTTGCCGACCTTTCCGACAACGCCAAAGTGGCAGAAGCACTGCACGACATCGTGGCAACACCGATTTCGCCAGAGCTTACTCCTGCCGACGAAAAGGGCGAAATACAGCAGAAGACGGAAGACATCGTTGGCCCATACGAGTTGCACGACTTCTTCCTCTACTACTTCCTGCGCCACGGTTTCCACCCATCGAAGATTTATTACCTTGCAGGAAAGGCGTTCGAAGGCAAGTACACAGGCGAGGAAATAAAGAAATGGCTCTACACTTTCGTAAGTCGCTTCTTCAAACATCAGTTCAAACGCTCGTGTCTGCCCGATGGTCCGAAGGTAGGAACGGTGAGTCTGTCGCCCCGTGGCGATTGGCGCATGCCGTCAGATGCCAACAGCACCAACTGGTTGGCAGAGATTGAGCAACTCTAA
- a CDS encoding NADP-dependent malic enzyme, with protein sequence MVKITKEAALEYHQNGRPGKIEVIPTKSYSTQTDLSLAYSPGVAYPCLEIQENPDNAYKYTDKGNLVAVITNGTAVLGLGNIGAMSGKPVMEGKGLLFKIYGGIDVFDIEIDETDPDKFCEAVEKIAPTFGGINLEDIKAPECFAIEERLKRTLDIPVMHDDQHGTAIISSAGLKNALEVAGKDIAKVQLVVNGAGAAAISCTKLYMALGLKKENILMLDSHGVITTDRPNLTEQKKLFATDRKDVHTLEEAMKGADVFVGLSKGNILSKEMIQSMNDNPIVFALANPVPEISYEDAMVARPDVLMATGRSDYPNQINNVIGFPYIFRGALDVHAKAINEEMKLAAVHAIAELAKQPVPDIVNEVYHVNDLTFGQKYFIPKPVDPRLITVVSAAVAKAAIDSGVARRQIEDFEAYKDKLMQLLGQETKFTRYLHATAAQHPQRVVFAEGVHQNMLKAAVQAKQEGICQPILLGHPDRIKRVANRLKLDLTGIELIDMRADKEQGRRATYAKHLAEKRAREGYTFDEAYDKMYERNYFGMSMVENGDADAMITGLYTKYSDTIKMAKDVIGIRPEYKHFGTMHILNTKRGIYYIADTLINRMPNTETLVDITRLAHHSVKFFNDNPVMAMVSFSNFGSDEGGSPQQVREALAMTQEAHPDWLIDGEMQINFALDKKLRDEKYPFTRLKGKDVNTLIFPNLASANSAYKLLQGFSPETEVIGPIQMGLNKPIHFTDFECSVRDIVNITAVAAIDAYIEKIKNKL encoded by the coding sequence ATGGTAAAAATAACAAAAGAGGCGGCTCTCGAATATCACCAGAATGGCCGCCCAGGAAAGATAGAAGTAATTCCAACAAAATCATATAGCACACAAACCGACTTGAGTCTTGCCTATTCTCCAGGCGTTGCATATCCTTGTTTGGAAATCCAAGAAAACCCCGACAATGCTTACAAGTACACCGACAAGGGAAACCTTGTAGCCGTTATAACGAACGGAACAGCCGTTCTCGGACTTGGCAACATCGGTGCGATGAGCGGTAAGCCTGTGATGGAGGGCAAAGGACTGCTGTTCAAGATTTACGGTGGCATAGATGTGTTCGATATAGAGATAGACGAAACCGACCCCGACAAGTTCTGCGAAGCGGTCGAAAAGATAGCTCCGACATTTGGTGGCATTAACCTTGAGGACATCAAGGCTCCCGAATGTTTCGCAATAGAAGAACGCCTAAAGCGCACGTTGGACATTCCCGTGATGCACGACGACCAGCACGGCACAGCCATCATATCTTCGGCAGGTCTTAAAAATGCGCTTGAAGTGGCTGGAAAAGACATCGCAAAGGTGCAACTGGTGGTGAACGGCGCAGGCGCAGCTGCCATTTCGTGCACGAAACTGTATATGGCGTTGGGCTTGAAGAAGGAAAACATACTGATGTTGGACTCTCACGGCGTCATTACAACCGACCGTCCGAACCTCACGGAGCAAAAGAAACTCTTCGCAACCGACCGCAAGGACGTGCACACATTGGAGGAAGCGATGAAGGGTGCCGATGTTTTCGTGGGACTATCAAAGGGCAACATTCTCTCGAAAGAGATGATTCAGTCGATGAACGACAACCCTATCGTGTTCGCATTGGCAAATCCAGTACCCGAAATATCGTACGAAGACGCAATGGTAGCACGCCCCGACGTGCTTATGGCTACTGGTCGCTCGGACTATCCGAACCAAATCAACAACGTCATAGGCTTCCCCTACATCTTCCGCGGTGCGCTCGACGTACACGCAAAAGCCATCAACGAGGAAATGAAACTCGCAGCCGTGCACGCCATAGCCGAACTGGCAAAGCAGCCCGTGCCCGACATTGTAAACGAGGTTTACCACGTGAACGACCTTACCTTCGGACAGAAATACTTCATTCCGAAGCCCGTAGACCCACGACTGATAACCGTTGTCAGCGCAGCAGTGGCGAAAGCGGCTATCGACAGCGGCGTGGCAAGAAGACAGATAGAGGACTTCGAGGCATACAAAGACAAGCTGATGCAGCTGCTCGGACAAGAAACGAAATTCACACGCTACCTGCACGCCACCGCAGCACAGCACCCACAGCGTGTCGTATTTGCCGAAGGAGTGCACCAAAATATGCTCAAGGCTGCCGTGCAAGCCAAGCAAGAGGGCATCTGCCAACCCATATTGCTGGGGCACCCCGACCGTATAAAGCGTGTAGCCAACCGTCTGAAGCTCGACCTGACAGGCATAGAGCTCATTGATATGCGTGCCGACAAAGAGCAGGGACGCAGAGCCACATACGCCAAACACCTTGCGGAAAAGCGTGCACGCGAGGGCTACACCTTCGACGAGGCTTACGACAAGATGTACGAACGCAACTATTTCGGTATGTCGATGGTTGAAAACGGCGATGCCGACGCCATGATAACAGGACTGTACACCAAATACAGCGACACCATTAAAATGGCGAAAGACGTTATCGGCATTCGTCCCGAATACAAACACTTCGGCACAATGCACATATTGAATACCAAACGAGGCATCTACTACATTGCCGACACGCTGATAAACCGTATGCCAAACACCGAAACGCTTGTCGATATAACACGGCTCGCCCACCATTCCGTGAAGTTCTTCAACGACAATCCCGTTATGGCAATGGTGTCGTTCTCCAACTTTGGCAGCGACGAAGGCGGCTCACCACAGCAGGTTCGCGAGGCGTTGGCTATGACACAGGAAGCCCACCCCGATTGGCTGATAGACGGAGAAATGCAGATAAACTTTGCGTTGGACAAGAAGTTGCGCGACGAGAAGTACCCCTTCACACGCTTGAAAGGCAAAGACGTGAACACGCTCATATTCCCGAACCTTGCCTCTGCCAACAGTGCATACAAGCTGCTGCAAGGCTTCAGTCCCGAAACAGAGGTGATAGGTCCTATCCAAATGGGACTGAACAAGCCTATCCACTTCACCGACTTCGAATGTTCTGTACGCGACATCGTGAACATCACGGCAGTTGCAGCAATCGACGCCTATATAGAAAAGATAAAGAACAAGCTATAA
- a CDS encoding TetR/AcrR family transcriptional regulator, which translates to MVIENDYKKEVKAKILELATTMFFQYGIRKVKMDDIAARLKISKRTLYEIYQNKEDLLYEVVVLNDKRGLEKLEEFDKPGVNVINIIIHVFKLQTEEFSRVNPVFLEDIGKYPKLMEYIQNKRKRKRKQVVAFIERGISEGCFLPDINIEIMNTLADASAHYIMSNNLYNKYNIKEIFRTVVLLYIRGICTEKGIRLLDEEMKGF; encoded by the coding sequence ATGGTTATAGAGAACGATTACAAGAAAGAAGTGAAGGCGAAAATACTTGAGTTAGCCACTACAATGTTTTTCCAATATGGCATTCGTAAGGTAAAGATGGACGATATTGCAGCACGTCTGAAAATATCAAAGCGAACGCTTTACGAAATATATCAGAACAAGGAAGACTTGCTTTATGAGGTTGTTGTGCTGAACGACAAGCGTGGTTTGGAGAAACTTGAGGAGTTCGACAAGCCCGGAGTCAATGTCATCAACATCATAATACACGTGTTTAAGCTGCAAACTGAAGAGTTCAGTAGGGTGAATCCTGTTTTCTTGGAGGACATTGGGAAGTATCCAAAGTTAATGGAGTACATTCAGAACAAGCGGAAACGCAAGCGTAAACAAGTGGTGGCGTTCATAGAGCGTGGCATCAGTGAGGGGTGTTTCCTGCCCGATATAAACATAGAGATAATGAACACGCTTGCCGATGCTTCGGCACACTACATTATGAGCAACAACCTCTACAACAAATACAACATCAAGGAGATATTCAGAACTGTTGTCTTGCTGTATATAAGAGGTATATGCACCGAGAAAGGCATAAGGTTGCTTGACGAAGAAATGAAAGGTTTTTAA
- a CDS encoding RelA/SpoT family protein, whose amino-acid sequence MIFTDDELKSFHALTEELNEELANDITEQDKEKLASYIKLMEEKGAMERNVFGLSELLCAMQTSLIAVRNIGLKRDSVLATVLYAGFENGALEIKQIETDFGRSVAQIIQGLARIQNLYKKNPIIESENFRNLLLSFAEDMRVILIMIADRVNLMRQIRDTDNKEAQRQVAEEANYLYAPLAHKLGLYQLKSELEDLSLKYLEHDAYYHIKEKLNETKKARDAYIKEFIEPVSKELQNAGLRFHIKGRTKSIHSIWQKMKKQKCAFEGIYDLFAIRIILDSPTQKEKMQCWQAYSIVTDMYQPNPKRLRDWISVPKSNGYECLHITVLGPNTKWVEVQIRTERMDEVAEHGLAAHWRYKGIQAEEGMDTWLASIRTALEAGDNLEVMTQFKRDLYDKEIYVFTPKGDLLKFPKGATLLDFAYHIHSKIGNQCVGGKINGKNASIRTELHSGDTVEVTTSATQKPKQEWLNIAKSARAKSKIRLALKETQVKEGVYAKEMLERRFKNKKIEIEEQTLFHLIKHLGFKEITEFYKQIADEKLDVNNVIETYQQLYNQTHNQNTQKETESAEKFELADETAELLKNNEDVLVIDQNLKGIDFSLSKCCNPIYGDPIFGFVTVNGGIKIHREDCPNAPELRKRFGYRVVKAKWSGKGGANYSITLRIIGHDDIGIVNNITNVMSKEEKVVMRSINIDSHDGLFSGNLVVLIEDTSKLNALIKKLKNIRGVKQITRL is encoded by the coding sequence GGCTTCCTACATTAAGCTAATGGAAGAAAAGGGAGCTATGGAACGCAATGTCTTCGGTCTGAGCGAGTTGCTTTGTGCCATGCAGACATCACTGATAGCTGTCCGCAACATCGGCTTGAAGCGCGATTCGGTACTTGCCACCGTGCTCTATGCAGGCTTTGAGAATGGCGCATTGGAGATAAAGCAAATAGAAACCGACTTCGGAAGGAGTGTCGCGCAGATTATTCAAGGTTTGGCACGCATTCAGAATCTGTATAAAAAGAATCCTATCATCGAGAGCGAGAACTTCCGCAATCTCTTGCTTTCGTTTGCAGAAGACATGCGCGTCATACTTATTATGATTGCCGACCGCGTGAATCTAATGCGACAAATACGCGACACCGACAACAAAGAGGCACAACGACAGGTCGCAGAGGAGGCAAACTATCTGTATGCACCGCTCGCCCACAAGTTAGGACTCTATCAGCTGAAGAGCGAACTCGAAGATTTGTCGCTGAAATACTTGGAACACGATGCCTATTACCACATAAAAGAGAAACTGAATGAAACGAAAAAGGCACGCGATGCCTACATAAAGGAGTTCATAGAACCTGTCAGCAAGGAGCTTCAGAATGCAGGATTGCGCTTTCATATAAAGGGCAGGACGAAGTCGATACACTCCATCTGGCAGAAAATGAAGAAGCAGAAGTGTGCGTTTGAGGGCATATACGACCTCTTTGCCATAAGAATCATCTTGGATTCGCCTACCCAAAAGGAGAAAATGCAGTGCTGGCAGGCGTACTCTATCGTAACCGATATGTATCAACCCAACCCCAAACGCTTGCGCGATTGGATATCTGTGCCCAAATCGAACGGCTACGAGTGTCTGCACATTACGGTTTTAGGTCCTAATACCAAATGGGTGGAGGTGCAAATACGCACCGAACGTATGGACGAAGTTGCCGAACACGGCTTGGCAGCGCACTGGCGATACAAGGGAATACAAGCAGAAGAAGGAATGGACACGTGGTTGGCGTCTATCAGAACGGCGTTGGAGGCAGGCGACAACTTGGAAGTGATGACGCAGTTCAAGCGCGACCTGTACGACAAAGAGATTTACGTGTTCACACCGAAAGGCGATTTGCTGAAGTTTCCTAAAGGTGCCACCTTGTTGGACTTTGCCTATCACATTCATTCAAAGATTGGAAACCAATGCGTTGGTGGAAAGATAAACGGCAAGAATGCCTCTATAAGAACCGAACTGCACAGCGGCGACACCGTGGAAGTAACGACGTCAGCCACGCAAAAGCCGAAACAAGAATGGCTGAACATAGCAAAATCGGCTCGTGCAAAGTCGAAAATACGCCTTGCATTGAAGGAAACGCAGGTGAAAGAAGGTGTATATGCAAAGGAAATGCTCGAAAGAAGGTTCAAGAACAAGAAGATTGAAATAGAGGAACAAACGCTTTTCCACCTTATAAAGCATCTTGGCTTCAAGGAAATTACGGAGTTCTACAAGCAAATAGCCGACGAAAAGCTCGATGTAAACAACGTGATAGAAACGTATCAGCAGCTCTACAATCAGACGCACAATCAGAATACGCAGAAAGAAACCGAAAGTGCTGAGAAATTCGAGCTTGCCGATGAAACGGCAGAACTGCTGAAGAACAACGAAGACGTGCTCGTAATAGACCAGAATTTAAAGGGCATCGACTTCTCGTTATCGAAGTGTTGCAACCCTATTTATGGCGACCCCATCTTCGGATTCGTTACCGTGAACGGCGGAATAAAGATACACCGAGAGGACTGTCCCAACGCTCCCGAACTGCGCAAACGCTTCGGCTACCGTGTAGTGAAAGCCAAATGGAGCGGCAAAGGCGGGGCAAATTACAGCATAACGCTGCGCATCATTGGGCACGACGATATTGGAATAGTGAACAATATTACCAATGTGATGTCGAAAGAAGAGAAGGTTGTGATGCGTTCCATCAACATTGACTCGCACGACGGTCTGTTTTCGGGAAACCTCGTTGTGCTGATTGAAGACACATCGAAGCTGAACGCCCTCATAAAGAAGCTGAAAAACATAAGGGGAGTAAAACAAATAACAAGACTATAA